Proteins found in one Anas platyrhynchos isolate ZD024472 breed Pekin duck chromosome 18, IASCAAS_PekinDuck_T2T, whole genome shotgun sequence genomic segment:
- the PTGES2 gene encoding prostaglandin E synthase 2, giving the protein MAAAGRAWRTALLLSPWRLRAPCRAYGAAAGVGGGCGGRRLLLSAAFALGGGTGLYLAAQHRLREHSAAELPTGDLQLTLYQYKTCPFCSKVRAFLDYHGLPYEIVEVNPIMRKEIKFSSYRKVPILLANAGSTLQLNDSSVIISAIKTYLISKRNSLEEIVSFYPPMKTVTDQGKEVFEYGNKYWLMLDEKETKRVYPVKEVRVEEMKWRKWADDWLVHLISPNVYRTPREAFASFDYIVREGKFGTVEGFFAKYMGAIAMFFISKRLKKRHNLRDDVRQDLYEAVDEWVKAIGKHRLFMGGNQPNLADLAVYGVLRVMEGLEAFDDMMVHTKIQPWYQRMEEVIQKAEVAV; this is encoded by the exons ATGGCGGCTGCCGGCCGGGCCTGGCGGAcggctctgctgctgtccccttggCGGCTGCGGGCCCCGTGCCGAGCCTACGGCGCTGCGGCGGGGGTTGGCGGCGGCTGTGGTGGTCGCCGCTTGCTCTTGAGTGCTGCCTTCGCTCTGGGTGGCGGCACCGGTCTCTACCTGGCGGCCCAGCACCGCCTGCGGGAGCACTCGGCCGCTGAG ctgcctaCAGGGGACCTGCAGCTTACTCTCTACCAATATAAAACATGCCCTTTCTGCAGTAAAGTCCGAGCTTTTCTTGATTATCATGGACTGCCCTATGAAATTGTGGAAGTGAACCCGATAATgaggaaagaaatcaaattcTCTTCCTACAGAAAGGTGCCTATCCTGCTAGCCAATGCTGGAAGCACTCTG caaTTGAATGACTCTTCAGTGATCATCAGTGCAATAAAGACCTATCTCATTTCCAA GAGGAATAGCTTAGAAGAGATTGTGTCCTTTTATCCTCCTATGAAAACTGTGACTGATCAAGGCAAGGAGGTGTTTGAGTATGGGAATAAATACTGGCTCATGCTGGATGAGAAGGAGACAAAGCGAGTCTATCCTGTCAAAGAAGTGAGAGT GGAAGAAATGAAGTGGAGAAAATGGGCCGATGATTGGCTTGTTCACCTCATCTCCCCCAATGTCTACCGTACCCCAAGGGAAGCCTTCGCGTCTTTCGATTACATCGTCCGTGAGGGGAAGTTTGGCACCGTGGAAGGTTTCTTTGCCAAGTACATGGGGGCCATTGCCATGTTCTTCATTAGCAAGAGACTGAAGAAAAG acATAACCTTCGAGACGATGTCCGACAAGACTTGTACGAAGCAGTTGACGAGTGGGTAAAAGCCATCGGCAAACATCGACTGTTCATGGGCGGAAACCAGCCGAACCTTGCGGACTTG GCAGTATATGGGGTCCTCCGAGTCATGGAAGGGCTGGAAGCCTTTGACGACATGATGGTTCACACCAAGATTCAGCCTTGGTACCAGCGCATGGAAGAAGTCATTCAAAAAGCTGAAGTTGCAGTCTGA
- the BBLN gene encoding bublin coiled-coil protein: MAGPNAEPPAPLGPPGRDGEDGAGDGDGDGDGFGEEEYAAINSMLDQINSCLDHLEEKNDYLHACLKELLESNRQTRLEFQQQSEQQNMEADMQGPQPPV, from the exons ATGGCGGGACCCAACGCGGAGCCGCCCGCACCGCTGGGCCCCCCGGGGCGGGACGGCGAGGacggggctggggacggggacggggacggggacggctTCGGGGAggaag AATATGCAGCAATAAACTCCATGCTGGACCAGATCAACTCCTGCTTGGATCACCTGGAGGAGAAGAATGATTATCTACACGCCTGCTTGAAGGAACTGCTGGAGTCCAACCGCCAGACCCGCCTGGAGTTCCAGCAGCAGAGCGAGCAGCAGAACATGGAAGCTGACATGCAGGGACCACAGCCTCCTGTCTAG